One window of the Acinonyx jubatus isolate Ajub_Pintada_27869175 chromosome A2, VMU_Ajub_asm_v1.0, whole genome shotgun sequence genome contains the following:
- the LOC106987030 gene encoding small integral membrane protein 4, with translation MFSRAQVKRILQRVPGKQRLGVYRFLPFFFVLGGTMEWIMIKLRVGQETFYDVYRRKASERQYQRRLENASETELQPSIK, from the exons GGATCCTGCAGCGGGTGCCCGGGAAGCAGCGACTCGGCGTTTACAGGTTCCTGCCCTTCTTTTTTGTCCTGGGAGGAACGATGGAGTGGATCATGATTAAACTGCGCGTGGGCCAGGAGACCTTCT ATGATGTCTACCGTAGAAAAGCCTCAGAACGACAGTATCAGAGAAGGCTGGAAAATGCATCGGAGACTGAACTTCAGCCGTCAATAAAGTGA